Proteins encoded in a region of the Chloroherpetonaceae bacterium genome:
- the dapB gene encoding 4-hydroxy-tetrahydrodipicolinate reductase → MKIILVGNGQMGRAIAAIIAETPQHQILAALSSKDVLQPDMLANADALIDFTNAKAFLQNLPVLLAANRPIVVGTTGWYHHLSEVKAQVEGADGALLYAANFSLGVHLFLRLAKVAASLIAPFPEFDIAISEAHHTRKKDAPSGTALKAAEQVLAALPRKTALRTALLPDTPLQKEELLITSLRVGSVFGEHTLHIDSPADELVIRHTAKSRRGFAEGALQAAEWLQGKRGFFSFEDFLSEKLGF, encoded by the coding sequence ATGAAGATTATTCTCGTTGGCAATGGTCAGATGGGCCGAGCGATTGCGGCAATAATTGCTGAAACTCCTCAACATCAAATTCTTGCTGCACTTAGCTCCAAAGATGTCTTGCAGCCAGATATGCTTGCCAATGCCGATGCGCTGATTGATTTTACAAATGCAAAAGCCTTTCTTCAAAATCTGCCTGTGTTGCTTGCAGCGAATCGACCTATTGTAGTTGGCACAACAGGCTGGTATCATCATCTCAGTGAGGTAAAAGCTCAAGTGGAAGGCGCAGATGGCGCTCTACTCTATGCTGCGAACTTTTCACTTGGTGTTCATCTCTTCTTGCGTCTTGCAAAGGTTGCTGCATCACTGATTGCGCCTTTCCCTGAATTTGACATTGCTATCTCAGAAGCGCATCACACGCGCAAGAAAGATGCGCCCAGTGGCACGGCGCTTAAGGCAGCAGAGCAGGTATTAGCTGCACTGCCAAGAAAAACAGCGTTGCGCACTGCACTTTTGCCCGATACACCGCTTCAAAAAGAAGAGCTACTGATTACATCGCTCCGTGTCGGTAGCGTTTTTGGTGAACATACCCTCCATATTGATTCCCCTGCTGATGAGCTTGTAATTAGACACACTGCTAAAAGCCGTCGTGGGTTTGCCGAAGGTGCTTTGCAAGCTGCAGAATGGCTACAAGGCAAGCGCGGTTTCTTTTCCTTTGAAGATTTCCTTTCAGAAAAATTAGGTTTCTGA